TATTGGCGCCGCGCAGCCTGATCGCGGTCGCCAACCATTTTCGCGGCACGCAGGTGCTGTCGCGGCCCGAAGCCGGCATCCAGCTTGCGGCGCGCGACCTGCCGGACCTCGCCGACATCAAGGGCCAGGAGAGCGCCAAACGGGCGGTCGAAGTGGCTGCCGCGGGCGGGCACAACCTCTTGATGGTCGGGCCGCCGGGCTCTGGCAAGTCGATGCTGGCGCAAAGGCTGCCCTCGATCCTGCCGCCGCTGGCGCCGAAGGAACTGCTCGAAGTTTCGATGATCGCGTCGGTCGCCGGCGAGCTCGGCGAGGGCAAGCTGACCGACCGGCGGCCGTTCCGCGCGCCGCATCACTCCGCCTCGATGGCCGCGATGGTCGGCGGCGGACTGCGCGCGCGGCCAGGCGAGGTGTCGCTCGCCCATCACGGCGTGCTGTTCCTTGACGAGCTGCCGGAGTTCACACCGCAGACGCTGGATGCGCTGCGCCAGCCGCTGGAGACCGGCGACTGCATGATCGCGCGCGCCAACCACCGCGTCACCTATCCGGCGCGCATCCAGCTGGTGGCGGCGATGAATCCGTGCCGCTGCGGCATGTCGGGCGAGCCCGGCTATCGCTGCCTGCGCGGCGACCGCTGCCGCACCGAATACCAGGCACGCATTTCTGGCCCGCTGCTCGACCGCATCGACCTTCGGATCGAAGTGCCGGCGGTGTCGGCGAGCGACCTGATCCGGCCCGACAAGGCCGAGACAAGCGCTGCGGTGGCGCAGCGCGTGGCGCGTGCGCGAGCCATGCAGCGCGAGCGGCTGGAAAGGCTGGGCGCCGGCGCCACCACCAACGCGCATTGCCCGCCTTCGATCATCGAGGAGATCGCCAAGCCCGATGCCGCCGGACTGACGCTGCTCAAGGACGCCAGCGAGAAGCTCGGCTTTTCCGCGCGGGCCTATCATCGCGTGCTCAAGGTGGCGCGCACGCTGGCCGACCTTGACGCCAGCGAGACCGTCGGCCGCATCCATCTCGCCGAGGCGATTTCCTATCGCATGAGCGCCGAGCGGATGGCGCAGGCGGCGTAGTCAAGGAACTCGCAAGGAGGCCGAGTCGGTTTCTTCGCTCCTGAGTTCCTCTTCAATCGGCCTCGGGGATCAGCTTCTGCAGCGTCGGCGCCAGGATCATGCCGAACGTCAGGACATCGCCATAGGCACGGGCGGAAAGCATCGCCCCGTGCACGGTCGCCATGAAGGCCTCGGCCTCGACGCGCGGCGCGGCGGCGATCGTCAATGTGCCTTGCTCGGCGCCGCGCTCGATAACACCCGTCAGCCAGCCCGAGAGAAACCGGAAATAGGCTCGCACTTCGGCGGCAACTTCGGGCGGCAGAACCGGAAGCTCGCTCGCCAGCAACGCGCAGACGCAAAACGGCCTGCTCGCGTCCTCGATGCACTGGGCCCAGAAGCCGGCATAGGTTCGCAGCAGCTCGGGCGGCTCAGGCACATTGCGCTCAAGTTCCGTCATGCCCGTCACGGCATCCTCGAGGTAGCGCCTGACCAGGGTCTGCACGAGGTCGACCTTGCTTGGGAAATGATGATGGATGCTCGCCTTGCGGATGCCGACCACCTCGGCGATATCGGCGTAGCTGAAGCCGTTATAGCCGCCGGCGACGATGAAGCGTCGCGCGGCGGCCAGGATGTCGTCGGCTGTATTCGAGGGCCTGTCCATAAGCATGCCTAGAGCGTTTCACCGTTTCACGGAAACGGCGAAACGCTCTATCTCCTTGTTTTGACGCAATTCCTGCCGGAAAACCGCGCACACTTTTCCTGGAATTGCTCTAATCTCCGGCGGCAGAAATCTCAACGCGCGGCCTGCGGCGACCTGCGAAGCAGGTCGCTCACCGAAAGCCAGACGGCGGACACCAGGAAATAGAAGGCGCCGAAAGCGGCATAGGGCGCGACATTGGCGATGCCGATGGCCTCCGCGCCGCCCGCCATCTTGATGAAGAAGAGACCGGCCAACGCCGACTGGGCGCCGCTCAGGATCATCGCCCACTGGGCGCCGTTGGTCTTCCAGCGACGAACCGCCGTCAGAAGCTGAAACGCACCGGAGAAAACGGCCCAGACGCCATAGACCGCGAGCACCGCGTTCATGCTGTGGCCAAGCGCGATGGCAACCGCAATCGCGGTGACGATGCTGACGACGAAGTTGAGCAGCTGCGACCTGTTGCGGCCGAGACCGCCGCTGCGCTGCGCGTCGAGGTAGTTCGCAAGCGCGTCCCACAGCGGGTAGGCGATCAGCATGACGGCGGCCAGCGGCGGCACCATCTTCGCGACGGTGAAGGCTGCCAGGACCCAGGCTGCCGATACGGCAAAGCGCAGATAGTAATAGCTTTTGAGCCAACCGTTTGAGGAGTTGGCGCGGCCTTGACCGCTCGTTTGTGCAGACATGATGTTAACTTTCCTTCGATTTGATTTCCTACCTACTAGAAGGTAGATACGCATCCGTCAAGCGTTTGCGAGGTGGCCGCCTGGGCGTTCACAACTCTTTGAACGCGCAATCGCGTCCGGAAATTGCGCGTGGTATGTTGGAGCCGATCCGCGCGGGGGCGAGGGATGATTTCAGTTCTGCCGGCGCGCAGCGCCGAAGATTTCGAGACACTGGCGGGGCTCTGCCGCAAGCTCGCGCAATGGGACGTCGACGCTTCGGCGCCGCATGGCGTCTCGGCCGCGGATGTGAGGGCTCCGTTCCATCCCGAAACAAGCGGCCCGCAGCTG
This region of Mesorhizobium sp. M2A.F.Ca.ET.046.03.2.1 genomic DNA includes:
- a CDS encoding TetR/AcrR family transcriptional regulator, with amino-acid sequence MDRPSNTADDILAAARRFIVAGGYNGFSYADIAEVVGIRKASIHHHFPSKVDLVQTLVRRYLEDAVTGMTELERNVPEPPELLRTYAGFWAQCIEDASRPFCVCALLASELPVLPPEVAAEVRAYFRFLSGWLTGVIERGAEQGTLTIAAAPRVEAEAFMATVHGAMLSARAYGDVLTFGMILAPTLQKLIPEAD
- a CDS encoding DUF308 domain-containing protein; translation: MSAQTSGQGRANSSNGWLKSYYYLRFAVSAAWVLAAFTVAKMVPPLAAVMLIAYPLWDALANYLDAQRSGGLGRNRSQLLNFVVSIVTAIAVAIALGHSMNAVLAVYGVWAVFSGAFQLLTAVRRWKTNGAQWAMILSGAQSALAGLFFIKMAGGAEAIGIANVAPYAAFGAFYFLVSAVWLSVSDLLRRSPQAAR